The Leptospiraceae bacterium DNA segment CAAAAGTCTTCCCCAAACCCCAGGCGCAAAACTAGCAATCGCAATACCTAGAAAATAAGTAACAGAAATATAAGTTGAGATATTAAGTCTCTCTTCCGGTGTATGTCCAAGTTCTGGAATAAGAGCAAAATACGGCGTTACATACATAGTGAGAAATAAATAAAATAGAAAAAGGGCACCAACAAGCCAAACTAAATTCAAAGTAGAGGCAGAAGAATCAGGCGGCATGAACACTAACGCACAAAAAACGGCGGCAGGCATTGCACCCGTAGCAAGAAATGGAATCCGACGTCCCCATTTCGTATTCAACTGATCACTTTTATTGGCGATTATAGGATCGGTAACCGCATCCCAAAGCCTACCGACGGAGGATACAATTCCAATCACATTGAATACAACGAGAATCGCAGTATCCACAATTAGAATTGGAATACCCGCATCTTTCGGTGGCAAATAAAAATAAACAAGCCATGTTCCAATGATATTTATCAACAAGGACCAGCCTAACTGCCCAATGGCATAGGCTACTTGTTTTCCGAGAGGCAAAGAAGGTTTACTCATTTTTTTGTCCTATTAAAATTTTCTATTTTGGATAATGGAAAAAATTTACAGTATTGTTGCAAGTAGAATCTAGAAAAATAAACCTTTTTTGAAAAAGGATTCAACAATTTGAAAAAGAAGGCGAACAAACGTTTGTTCGCCTTCATTTTCAATTTGTTCGTTTTATAATTTAAGATTAACAAGGAATTGTAGATATTTTTCCAATAAAATTGTATCCGGATAAAGGCAGCTAATCGCTTGATTTAATAAAATTTTTTTCGTATTTGTAAAATCAAAACGAATTCCAGTGGCTTGGAACAGATCAAGTGGACGAACAGGGGTAAAAGCATCTTTTTCCAGAAACACACGAGAGAGAGCTAAATATAAGTAAGAATCTTCTAGTCCATTTGATTTACATTTCTCTATAAAACCTTCTTTTGAAACTTCGGAAATTTCGATTCCAAGTGCTTTCAAAATTAATTTCAATTCAGAAAGTTTTAAAGGATTTGGATTTGCGATATGAAACGTAGAAATTTTAGAATTAGATTCCCTTCTCGCTGCGATCGCAATACAAGTCTTAGCCGCATAATCCAAAGGAGTAATATCAACTTGTATTTCTTGAGTTTCAAAATCTGGTAAAACCTTTAGATTGACTAGAGACTTTAAGAATTCGGTGAAAAAATCATCCTGCTTACTAAACCCAGTTTTACTATCACCAGTAATAAGTCCGAACCTATGGATATAAATAGAATTCATTCCGGATTGGATTGCATCCAAAAGAATTTTTTCACTCACCCACTTAGTCTGCGCATATCCACCATATACCACATTCATCGTATCAAGTTTGTCGTTTTCATAAAAAATACTTCTCGGATCGTCAGAAGATACAAATACAGAAAGTGTAGAAGCATAGTGCAAATACTTTCTGGTTTTAGTCAGGCAAAATTTCAATATTTCACGAGTGGAATCTATATTGGTTTGTTTTAATCTATCATACGGCAAAACTAAATTAACCTCTGCAGCAAAATGAAATACAGTATCAATTTTATTAGTTAAAAATTCCCAATAAAACCCAGAAAGTCCCAAGTTGGGTTTAGAAATATCTCCTTCCAAAAAATGAATTTTTGTCCAACCTTCTATTTGAATTTTTTGAGAATTATAAATTTCTTCTAGTAATTTTCTCGGATCGCGAGTGGAGAGATTTCTTACGATACAATAAATCTCGCCCCCAAAATTTTGTGTGAGTTCGTATAAAACTCTAGAGCCTAAAAATCCGGTCGCACCTGTGAGTAAAATATGGGAAAATCTATTTTCAGTAAGCGGAATATTCTGAATTGCCTCTATTGTATCCACTCCAAGTTCTGCTTCTTTGTTTAAAAATCCAACACTCGAAAAATTAGATTCTACAATGGATTCGATTTTTAGAATTCCAGAAACGGTAGGATTTTGAATGAATGCCTCTGGTAAAAGAGTAATACCCATTATACTACACTCTGTCAAAAGGGAAATCATAGAAATAGAATCGCCACCTAGAGTAAAAAAATCATCCTCAACTCCAACCGGATTAATGCCGAGTATCCTCTCGAAAACTTCACAGAGTATCTTTTCTTTTGCCGATTCAGGCTTTTTATAATCAGGCAAATACAATGGACGAGTCATTTCCAATTCCGGCAAAGCATTTACATCGAATTTTTCATTTCGATTCAAAGGAATTTTTTCCAAGAACACGAATCGTTCTGGAATCATCCACTTGGGCAAAAAATTAGACAA contains these protein-coding regions:
- a CDS encoding amino acid adenylation domain-containing protein; its protein translation is MKANKPLFAFDSFLDEFQKIVNEFPDSIAISSESEKISYHELDLRVTQISYHLYEAGIREGDVVALWMEKSPEYIVYVLAIWKLGAAFLPLDEKTPEARVDWICRDAKVKLLVTGDSLPCDNASSEAASRHRRRNSDTEKEKEFTTKGTKNAKKRQDYFTNSFVNFALGVFTEPNRSKAENPYPKLHADTVAYIIYTSGSTGNPKGVVVTHEGIVNFLEKQIEVFQVSPKSKILQYLSIGFDASISEIGITLLSGAEIRIEKEEKLKSNSGLIEILERERITHICLPPSILPILPIEKIPNSLETIIIGGEICPVNTVRQWVNRFRIVNVYGPTEVTVCSSMIVCGENWDKPLIGNPIPNREFHILQEDLNEVDVGESGELYLSGVGLAKEYLNLPELTKDKFLFLNGTRMYKTGDRVLKHSTYEIEFLGRMDRQFKLRGNLIEPREVERVLAAYPNISFVHVMKQNVNREILVAYIKWDVNGSADLKQIKQYLSNFLPKWMIPERFVFLEKIPLNRNEKFDVNALPELEMTRPLYLPDYKKPESAKEKILCEVFERILGINPVGVEDDFFTLGGDSISMISLLTECSIMGITLLPEAFIQNPTVSGILKIESIVESNFSSVGFLNKEAELGVDTIEAIQNIPLTENRFSHILLTGATGFLGSRVLYELTQNFGGEIYCIVRNLSTRDPRKLLEEIYNSQKIQIEGWTKIHFLEGDISKPNLGLSGFYWEFLTNKIDTVFHFAAEVNLVLPYDRLKQTNIDSTREILKFCLTKTRKYLHYASTLSVFVSSDDPRSIFYENDKLDTMNVVYGGYAQTKWVSEKILLDAIQSGMNSIYIHRFGLITGDSKTGFSKQDDFFTEFLKSLVNLKVLPDFETQEIQVDITPLDYAAKTCIAIAARRESNSKISTFHIANPNPLKLSELKLILKALGIEISEVSKEGFIEKCKSNGLEDSYLYLALSRVFLEKDAFTPVRPLDLFQATGIRFDFTNTKKILLNQAISCLYPDTILLEKYLQFLVNLKL